One region of Zingiber officinale cultivar Zhangliang chromosome 7B, Zo_v1.1, whole genome shotgun sequence genomic DNA includes:
- the LOC122005208 gene encoding thioredoxin 1-like: MLSTVVDSTAVPRLPVPTARAVVLSPTSSFIGPRSTRPLSHFRGLRMSAPPAMVLPPKFRKERSRDSRLVIVVCEASEATAELPVVTNSTWRSLVLESDIPVLVDFWAPWYEPCQTIEPLIVKLAKEYEGKLKCYKMNTDENPDITTQYGIRSIPTMLLFKDGEKKNAVIGAVPETTLVSLTEKFINS; encoded by the exons ATGCTCTCCACCGTGGTCGATTCCACGGCGGTGCCCCGCCTTCCGGTTCCGACGGCTAGGGCCGTGGTACTATCTCCGACTAGCTCTTTCATTGGGCCCCGATCGACGAGGCCCCTTTCCCATTTCAGGGGCCTGAGGATGTCGGCTCCACCTGCAATGGTCTTGCCCCCGAAGTTTCGGAAGGAGAGATCGAGGGATTCTCGCCTCGTAATAGTGGTTTGCGAGGCCTCGGAGGCGACAGCCGAGC TTCCAGTAGTTACCAACTCAACATGGCGCTCTCTTGTCCTGGAGTCAGATATCCCAGTGCTTGTAGATTTTTGGGCCCCATGGTACGAACCTTGTCAGACGATTGAGCCACTCATTGTCAAATTGGCTAAGGAATATGAAGGAAAACTCAAGTGCTATAAGATGAACACCGATGAAAACCCCGACATAACAACACAATATGGTATTCGAAGCATTCCCACCATGCTACTCTTCAAAGATGGTGAGAAGAAAAATGCTGTAATTGGAGCTGTGCCCGAAACTACACTTGTTTCACTTACGGAAAAGTTTATAAATAGTTAA